GTACCGAAGAGCTTCATATCACCACCATGACTACTTGGGAGGCGGTTTAAATAGGTTTAGTCACGTATATGGCCAGTCCGCGGTAGTTCACCAGTTTCATTCTCCTGGGCATCGTATCGCCAGTTAGGGGGAGAATATAAACCGGGAGCCTGAGCCTTTCCCCAAGGCGCAGAATCGGTCTCACAATCTCCGGCGTGGGTCTCACCGAGTAGAGGGCTTTAACCCCGCGGTAGAGCTCAAGGTTCGGGGCAAAGACGTCGTCCCTCACCGCGTTGATGCCCAGCTCCCTGGCCCTTCTTACGGATTCTGGGTTCCAGTCAACGGCCAGAACGTCGTAGCCGAGTTCTTTGAGCCTCAGTGCCACCTTAAACTGAAAGCCTATGCCAAGTTCTGCCACTTTCCCCTTCGGAACGTTTTGGGCTATAAAGTCGGCGAAGTCTTCGACTGGCATGGGAGAAAATGGGGAGGGGAATTTAAAAAGCTTCAGAACACTGCCTTTCCGCTCCCCTTCTCAAAGACGTGGGCCTTGCGCATGTCGAAGACGACGTCTATCTCCTGGCCTTCCTTCACTTTGGACTCCGACCTGAACGCTCCAAGGAAGGCCACGTTTCCGACGTGCAGGTGGACGATCTTCTCACTTCCGAGGTTCTCGATAATGTCCACCCTTGCACGCACCATGTTTTCGCCGGGGATCTTTACCTGGGCGAACACTGCATCGTAGAGGTCTTCGGGCCTTATGCCGAAGATGACCTCTTTTCCGACCAGGTTCCTCTCTTCAAGCACCTCGACCTGGTCGGGCAGGAGTTTGAGCTTAAATTCTCCGAAGTCTGCAAAGCCGTCCTCTGTTATCGTCGCATCTATGAAGTTCATGGGCGGCGCGCCTATGAAGCCCGCCACGAAGGTGTTCGCCGGCCTGTCGTAGACCTCCTCCGGTGTTCCGAGCTGCTGCAGAACTCCGGCGTTTATTACCGCTATCCTGTCGCCCATGGTCATCGCCTCGACCTGGTCGTGGGTGACGTAGATTGTGGTAACGCCGAGCTGTCTCTGGAGCCTCTTGAGCTCCGCACGCATTTTCACACGAAGCTTGGCGTCGAGGTTGCTGAGGGGTTCATCCATAAGGAAGACCTGCGGTTTTCTGACTATTGCCCTTCCAAGGGCGACGCGCTGCCTCTGGCCGCCGGAGAGCTCCCTGGGCTTTCTTTTGAGGAGCTCTGTCAGGCCGAGGAGCTCGGCCACCTCCCTGACGCGCTGGTCTATCTCCTGTTTCGGAACCTTTCTGAGCTTGAGGGGGAAGGCTATGTTGTCGTAGACTGTCATGTGGGGGTATAACGCGTAGCTCTGGAAGACCATGGCTATGTCCCTGTCCTTTGGAGGGACGAATACTCCCTTCTCAGGGTCTGCGACGAGCCTGTCGCCGATGTAGATCTGCCCTTTCGTTGGTTCCTCCAGCCCGGATATCATCCTGAGTGTGGTCGTCTTTCCGCAACCGCTCGGCCCGAGGAGGACGAGGAACTCCCCGTCCTTGATATGAAGGTTCATATCCTTCACTGCCGTGAAGTCCCCAAACATCTTCCAGACGTTTACGAGCTTCACTTCTGCCATGGTATCACCCCTCAAAAAAGAGAAGGAAGGCGTCAGCGCCTCCTCCTGAGGAGGAGCGGTACTGCCGCGAGTGCCACTATGAGGGCCGGACCGCAGATTCCTCCGCCTTCCTCAGGGGTGGTCGTCGTTGTGGTGGTCTCGCTCGGGCTCGTCGTTGATGGGGATGTGGTGGTTGTTTCGCTGGGGCTGGAAGTGGTGGTGGTCTCGGTCGGGGTAGTGGTGGTTTCAGTTGGGGTTTCGGTCGGGGTCGGCTGCTCGCCGCCAGTTCCCTCAATGAGCGGTATCATGAGCACCGTCGCCAGGGTCTTCTTTTCGAGGTCGTAGCTGCTCAGCTGCTCCTCCTGGGTGGGCTTGAAGCCCTCGGGAACGAGCTCGTCAACGACCCTCGGTGCGAGGTTGTCTATGACTGCCTGCGGGTCTGCCCCGCCAAGCTTCCACTGTTCCGCCTGAACGGCAACGGGCCTCCATTTGTCCGGACCGTATCCGTCCTGAGAACCCACGAGGATTGAAGCGTAGAGGCCGTAGTCGGAGATGCTCAGGTACTTCTTCGGGACCTTGACTATTATTGCGTTCTTGACCGGGTCAGCGGAAATCTGCATCTCTCCCTGGTAAACGGTTCCATCCGGGAGGACTATCAGGTTGCCGTAATCCCAGCCGGCTATCCTCAGCGCGAGGTCCCACGGGTGGTTCGGGTCGAGCTGGACGTTGCTTCCCGGCCCGTCCGGGAACATCTTGATGGCGCTCGTGTTTCCGCCGTCCTTGAAGTCGAAGTAGGCCTCGATTATCTGGAGGCTGAAGCCATTCGGCCCGTTCCACGGGTTGCCTCCAAGGTCCTTGAAGTAGAACTCCAGCGTCCAGTCATCGCTTCCCTCGATCATCTTGAACTTGAGCAGGTCGAGGTGGCCCGGCACGAAGACCTTATCGGTGGCATAAGTATAGGTTCCTGGCCCGTGGTCGTCCCCTTCGGGGTCGTTCACGACTATGCCCTGTTTGAGGAGTGGCAATGCCTTGACCGTGGCAAGCTTGACTTCGTTGGCATCGTAGGAGCTGAGCTGCTCCTCCTGGGTGGGCTTGAAGTCGGCCGGAGCGAGCAGGTCCATGACGCGCGGGGCAACGTTGTTGATCACCGCCTGCGGGTCTGCACCTCCGACCTTCCACTGCTCTGCTTCGACTGCGACGGGCCTCCATTTGTCCGGACCGTATCCGTCCTGGCTTCCCGTGAGGACGACTCCCCAGAGGCCGTAGTCATCGTTTATCTGGATGTACTTCTTCGGAACCTTGACTATTACCGCGTTCTTGACGGGATCGGCCGAGATCTGCATCTCACCTTGGAGTGCGGTTCCGTTCGGCAGGACGATGAGGTTTCCGTAGTCCCAGCCTGCTATCCTGAAGGCAACGTCCCACGGGTGGTCTGGGTCAAGGTTAACGTTCGCCCCCGGCCCGTCCGGGAACATCTTGATGGCACTGCTGTTTCCACCGTCTTTGAAGTCGAGATAGACCTCAATTATCTGCAGGCTGAATCCGTTTGGCCCGTTCCATGGATTGCCGCCGAGGTTCTTGAAGTAGAACTCCATGACGTAGCTGTCGGTCTGCTCAAGCATCCTGAAGCGGAGGAGGTCAAAGGCACCATCAACGAAGACCTTATCGGTCGGGTAGGTGTATGTTCCTGGCCCGTGATCGTCCCCCTCGGGGTCGGTTATGTCAACTATGGGGACTCCCTTGACCTCCGTCGGAAGCCTGAGCTCCACGGGGGTGCTTATCACCTCAAGGTTTCCGTTCTTGACCGTTGAGACAGCGAAGTAGAAGTCGTCGGGAGTCTCTATGTAGTCGAAGGGTACAACGACTTCGATTCCATCGCTTGTCTCCTTGACGGTGGCCTCTCCGAGCTTCTCGCTGTTCTCATAGTCTGTCGCCCCGTAGATTTCCGCCTTGCCGTTCCGGTAAACGATGTGCTTGGTTATCATCAGCCCGACGCTGTCCCTTGAGAACGGGAAGAGTGAGTACCGCAGCTCGCTTGGCCTCTCCTGGAGGAGGGTAAAGGTGTTTCCTACCCTCTTGCCCTTCTCCCAGATGCTCACCTCGAACTCGTCAAGGTTGCCCTTGACAACGAAGTGCAGTCCGTCCCCATCGAAGTAAACGCTCACACCGCTCGATGTCGGGGACATGCTGGAGAAGTTCTTTATCTCCCCGTCCTTGAGCCCGACGAGGGCCCGGGTGGTGTAGGGCTCACCGTCAGGGAAGTAGTTTCCGAAGAGGTAGCTCGGCGGCTCGGTTCCGGCCAGCTTGTATATCTCGTAGAGGTAGGTCTTCAGGTAGCGGTCGAAGGTGTAGTCCTGCCCGCTGTCCTGGTCGCTCCCGTACCACCAGAACCAGTCGCTCGCCTCGGCGCGGAGCAGGTACTCGTAGGCCTTCTCCCAGTCGGCCTGGTTCATCCTGTCCCTGTTCTCCATCAGGGTCTTTCTGGCCAGGTAGAGCCAGTACCAGCCGTAGTTCTCCTGGGGCTCTCCTATCCACGTGGAGAGGGTTCCGTCTATCCAGCTGCTCTCGGGCCACTGCATCTCCTCCCTGACGCCAGCCATGTCGTAGAGCTCGCCGAGGCTCTGGGCCTTGAGGAGGGCGTTGACGTTGTCGCCCGTGAGGTTAAGCCTCTCCATCATCTGCGGCGTGAGCTTGTTGGCCTTGTCGCCGTAGAGCTTGATGTACTCGCTCGGCGTGAGGGTTCTTATGAGGCCCTGCTGCTGGAGCTCGGTCAGCTTCTTGTAGAGCTCGGTGAGGAAGAGCTTGCCGTCGTACGGGTAGTGCTCCCACGGGTTCTCACCGTCAAGGGTCACCACGTAAACGAGGCTGCCATCGTAGTTCTGCTTCTGGAGCTTGAGGAGCTCGTTGACGAAGTCCTCGACGGCCTGGTACTGGTTCATTCCGCTGTAGGTGAAACCAACGCGGTCGCTGAGTGCATGGTCGCGCGGGAAGAGGTAGATCTTCTTTCCATTGAACTCGGCCACCCAGGGCTTGTAGTAGTTCTCAACGGTTCCCTCTATCCCGAGCTTCTGGAGAACCATCTGGTCGGTCATGACCCACTGCCAGCCGTTGTCGGCGAGTATTTCGAGGGTCTTGTCGTTGAGGGCACTCTCTGCCGCCCACCCGCCGACAGGGACGGCGGTTCCGCCGCCGAGGTACTGCCTGTACAGCTCGTCCGCCTTTTTGACCTGGTCGTTGAAGTCGCTCTCCCAGCCGAAGTCGTTGAGTATCGGGCCTATCGGGTGGGCGTAGGGCACGACCGTGACTTCAACGTTGCCGTTTCCGAGGAGGAGGTTTATCTTCTCATGCTCCTCGAAGGTGTGGTTGAGAAGCCACATCTGGGCATCGAGGACGGTTTTGACGTCGTCCCTCGTGTAGCCGCCCTCGTCGACCTTGTCGTAGAGGGCCTTGAGCTCGGGATGGGTCATTATGTAGTTGTAGTCTATCCATGCGAGGTTGAAGAGCACGGCGAGGTCTATGTAGTCCTGCTCGGTGAACTCGTTTGTCACGGCAACCTTCTGCTCCTCAAGTGGCAGATTGGCGTACTTGGCCTTTGCAGCCATCATCTTGTTCTTCAGCTCGGTGTAGCGGTCCCAGAAGTCCCTTATCGGGTTGCCGTTGGGGTCTGTTATAGGCTCACCGTTCCAGGGTATGGTGTGGTCAAAGAACCCTCCCGGTGCCTGGAGCATGAACCACTTCTCGTCGACCGTCAGGGGCTCCCCGTTGGCTATCTTCTCGGTGACTATCTGGTAGTTGTCCTTGGCACCGTTCATGTAGTCCGCCAGCTGGGCTATGAGGGAACCGGACAGGTCGATGGTGGCGTGAACCTCCGGGTACTGGCTGAGGTAGTAGGCCATCTTCCAGTAGTTGTTCGCCGCGTGAAGCCTGACCCAAGGCCTCGTGTATATCCCCTGGATCGGGTCGTAATAGTAGGGCTGGTGCTGGTGCCAGACTATTATCACGTTCAGCGGCTTCGGCTCCGCCGCTCCGACCGTTTTAGCGTTCGCTCCTACGATGCTTCCAAGCATCAAAATTGCAATAAAGAGGGCAATTACCCGTCTCATACTATCACCTCATTCCTTCAGGCCTCCGATCGTGAGGCCGCTCCTTATGTAGTTCTGGGCGAGCATGAACATTATGAACACCGGCAGGGCGAAGAGCAGGGCAGCGGCCCCGAAGTAGCTCCAGTCGATGCCCCTGCCGATGCCGCCCATTAGGAGGTATATCCACACGGAAAGCGGCTGGTTCTTCTCCGTCAGGAGGAGGCTTGCCAGAATGAACTCTGTCCAGCCTCCTATGAAGGCGAATATCGCAACGGTCGCTATTCCGGGCAGTGCCATCGGGAGGAGCACGTGCCGGATTATCTGGAGGTAGCTGGCGCCGTCGACCAGAGCCGCCTCGTCGAAGTCCGGGCTTATCGAGTCGATGTAGCCCTTCAGGAGCCACGTGTTGAAGGGCACACCGCCGGCGGCGTAGATGAAGGACAGCACCGGCAGCTTGTCGTAGAGGCCGAGCTTGACGATCATACCGTAGAGCGCTATCAAGCCCGCTATTCCAAGACCTCCAGCCACCTGGGTGAACATCAGGTAGAAGTACAGCACGTGATCCCTGCCGAAGAACTTCATGCGCGAGAACGCATAGGCGGCTGGAACGACGAATATGAGGGTCAGCAGCACCGCAAGGCCGGCTATTATAAGGCTGTTCTTGAGGTAGCCGAAGAACACTGAATTGACGAACATGCCTATGTGGGTGAAGGTAACCTTTCCTGAGTTCCTGATCACGATGTAGTTCCTTCCGGTCGGCCCCTGGAGGAGTATCCCGGAGAATGAAGTCCCCCCAACCTCGCCGTTCGTGATTTCGAGGTTCCTGACGAGTCCGAAGCCAATGCTCCCGTCCTCGTTGACCTTGGTGAGGACGAACAGCCCCTTAACGTTCCCTTTCAGCTGTCCCTGTACGTTTTCGCCCGCGGAGACCTCGAAGACCGCACTGGACAGCGGTATTTCAAACGTGAGCCCGGTGAATGGCCCGTATTTGACCTTTCCGATGAGCTTGCCGTTGACAACGTAGAGCTTCCCGTCCTGGATGTGTGCGCTGCCCTCGATGGTTCCGGTGAAGTTCTCGTTTATTCTGCTGCCCTTGAACCCGAAGAGCACCTCCCTGTACGAGTCGAGGCTAACGTTCTGGGGAATCAGATGAAACTCGGTGGTTGCGAGTGTTGAGCCCGGACTTATTGAGACCACGAAGATGTAGTAGACCGGGAAGAGTATTATGAACATGACGAACACTGCCAGTGCCGTGAGAACGAGGCTCCTCAGAGCCTCACCCTTCCTCATGCGCCTCATCCTTTAGCACCCTCCTGGAGCCTGGTTATCCTAACGTTGACGTACATGTACACCGCCAGGACGAGGGTCGCTATTATCATCACCGCCGCTGCCCTGCCGTAGTGGGGCGTCGCACCGAAGGCCTTCCTGAAACCGTAGAGCAGTATGAACTTGTCCTCGAAGAGGCCCGCGTTGTAGATATAGGGCACCATGAAGTACTGGAAGCTGGCCGCGCTGGTTAGTATCGTGGCAAAGGCTATCGGCTTTCCAACTATTGGGAGAACCACGTGCCTTATCCTCTGCCAGTAGCTGGCACCGTCTATTATTGCCGCCTCTACCAGCGTCTCGGGAACCGACTGGAGGGCGGCGGTTATGACCGTTATCATGAAGGGGTACGCCAGCCATACCTCAATGATGTTCAGGGCCAGAAAGCCCCAGAGCGGGTCGTTAATCCAGTTCGGGAGCGTTTGGACTCCCAGGGATTTTAGCATCTGGTTTATGGGGCCAAAAATCGGGTCAAACATGAACTTCCACACGGTGACCGAGAACAGGAGCGGAAGCGCCCAGGGTATTATCAAGAGCGAGCGGTAAACCATCTTCCCCCTAACGTACTTGCTGTTGTAGAGCAGGCTGAGGAAGATTCCGGCAAGGACTTTGAGGGTAACGCTCGTCAGCACGAACAGCCACGTCCACAGGAACGCGCTCCTGAACTTCTCGTCGCTCAGTATCCACCTGAAGTTGTCAAGCCCCACGAAGGTCAGCTTGGGTGCCTGCGGCGCCTGAATCGGGAAGTTTCCGAGCTGGGCGTTGGTGAACGCCAGGTAGATCGAGTACACTATAGGCCACAGGTTGAAGAACAGGAACGCTGCTATTCCGGGGAGTATCAGAAACACGGCGATTGTTGTGGTCTTTTTCATCCCAATCCCTCCAAAAAGGTAGGAAAAGGGAGAAGGCTTCAGCCTCCGATGTTGTTCAGAATCTCCTGCTGGTACTTCTTGAGGATGGCAGGTATGTCTGCTGTGGCCGGGTCCTGGAGTATCTCGTTGATGGCCCCGTCAACGCCGCCCCATACGGCTCCCATCTTCGGGCTCTTGGGCATCAGGTAGGCGTGCTGGACGGCCTGTCCGAAGCCGTAGATGACCGGGTCGTTCTTGATGTCCGGGTCGTTGAGCACCGGCGTGAGAACCGGGATGTAGCCGAGCTGGAGCGAGAGCTCCTTGATGACCTCCGGGCTGGTGGTGAACCACTTGACAAACTTCCAGGCGGCGTCCTTGTTCTTGATTCCGGCGGCAAAGTAGATGTCCTTAACTCCACCGTAGGGCCTCGGCCAGTACTCCTTGCCGTCCTTGGTTATGGGCGGAAGCGGGACGACGCCGAAGTTGATTCCAGCGTCCTTAACGCTGGCTATGCTCCACGGACCGTTGACCATCATCGGGGCCCTTCCTTCGAGGAATATGCTCTGCTGGGTGTTGTAGTCCGCTGTTGGAGCCATGTACGGCCAGATGTTCTGGAAGAAGAACTCGAAGCCCTCTATCGTCTCGGGCTTGTCAAGACCGGGCATCTCGGTCTTGTCGTCGAAATAGTAGCCTCCAAAGGCCTGTGCCCAGGCCGATATGAAGTAGGCGTTAACGGGATACGCTATTCCGTACTTCTCGTTGTTCGGGTCGTTGTACTTCTCCATTATGGCCTTCATCTCGTCAAAGCTCTTGGGCGGCTCGCTCACCATGTCCTTGTTGTAGATGATCGCAACGGTCTCGGCGGCAAAGGGCATGGCGTAGAAGTGGCCCTTGTACTGCATGGCCTCCTGGGCCATCGGGGCGAACTGGTTGAGGATGTCGTCAGTGACGTAATCGTCAATGGGCTCAAGAAGTCCGGCATCCGCGAACTTTCCAATCCAGTCGTGAGCCCATATGAAGAGGTCAGGTCCCTGGCCGGCAGGAATGGCCGCCTTAAGGGCGTCCTCAAGGTTGGGCTTCTGCTCGAAGACTATCTCGACGTCGGGGCACATGGCCATGTACTCCTCGGCCAGGCTCTGGAAGACCTGGAGCTCGTTGGGCTGCATGGCGTGCCAGATGACTACCTTTCCACTGCCG
This window of the Thermococcus sp. genome carries:
- a CDS encoding glucodextranase DOMON-like domain-containing protein, yielding MRRVIALFIAILMLGSIVGANAKTVGAAEPKPLNVIIVWHQHQPYYYDPIQGIYTRPWVRLHAANNYWKMAYYLSQYPEVHATIDLSGSLIAQLADYMNGAKDNYQIVTEKIANGEPLTVDEKWFMLQAPGGFFDHTIPWNGEPITDPNGNPIRDFWDRYTELKNKMMAAKAKYANLPLEEQKVAVTNEFTEQDYIDLAVLFNLAWIDYNYIMTHPELKALYDKVDEGGYTRDDVKTVLDAQMWLLNHTFEEHEKINLLLGNGNVEVTVVPYAHPIGPILNDFGWESDFNDQVKKADELYRQYLGGGTAVPVGGWAAESALNDKTLEILADNGWQWVMTDQMVLQKLGIEGTVENYYKPWVAEFNGKKIYLFPRDHALSDRVGFTYSGMNQYQAVEDFVNELLKLQKQNYDGSLVYVVTLDGENPWEHYPYDGKLFLTELYKKLTELQQQGLIRTLTPSEYIKLYGDKANKLTPQMMERLNLTGDNVNALLKAQSLGELYDMAGVREEMQWPESSWIDGTLSTWIGEPQENYGWYWLYLARKTLMENRDRMNQADWEKAYEYLLRAEASDWFWWYGSDQDSGQDYTFDRYLKTYLYEIYKLAGTEPPSYLFGNYFPDGEPYTTRALVGLKDGEIKNFSSMSPTSSGVSVYFDGDGLHFVVKGNLDEFEVSIWEKGKRVGNTFTLLQERPSELRYSLFPFSRDSVGLMITKHIVYRNGKAEIYGATDYENSEKLGEATVKETSDGIEVVVPFDYIETPDDFYFAVSTVKNGNLEVISTPVELRLPTEVKGVPIVDITDPEGDDHGPGTYTYPTDKVFVDGAFDLLRFRMLEQTDSYVMEFYFKNLGGNPWNGPNGFSLQIIEVYLDFKDGGNSSAIKMFPDGPGANVNLDPDHPWDVAFRIAGWDYGNLIVLPNGTALQGEMQISADPVKNAVIVKVPKKYIQINDDYGLWGVVLTGSQDGYGPDKWRPVAVEAEQWKVGGADPQAVINNVAPRVMDLLAPADFKPTQEEQLSSYDANEVKLATVKALPLLKQGIVVNDPEGDDHGPGTYTYATDKVFVPGHLDLLKFKMIEGSDDWTLEFYFKDLGGNPWNGPNGFSLQIIEAYFDFKDGGNTSAIKMFPDGPGSNVQLDPNHPWDLALRIAGWDYGNLIVLPDGTVYQGEMQISADPVKNAIIVKVPKKYLSISDYGLYASILVGSQDGYGPDKWRPVAVQAEQWKLGGADPQAVIDNLAPRVVDELVPEGFKPTQEEQLSSYDLEKKTLATVLMIPLIEGTGGEQPTPTETPTETTTTPTETTTTSSPSETTTTSPSTTSPSETTTTTTTPEEGGGICGPALIVALAAVPLLLRRRR
- a CDS encoding sugar ABC transporter permease, translating into MRRMRKGEALRSLVLTALAVFVMFIILFPVYYIFVVSISPGSTLATTEFHLIPQNVSLDSYREVLFGFKGSRINENFTGTIEGSAHIQDGKLYVVNGKLIGKVKYGPFTGLTFEIPLSSAVFEVSAGENVQGQLKGNVKGLFVLTKVNEDGSIGFGLVRNLEITNGEVGGTSFSGILLQGPTGRNYIVIRNSGKVTFTHIGMFVNSVFFGYLKNSLIIAGLAVLLTLIFVVPAAYAFSRMKFFGRDHVLYFYLMFTQVAGGLGIAGLIALYGMIVKLGLYDKLPVLSFIYAAGGVPFNTWLLKGYIDSISPDFDEAALVDGASYLQIIRHVLLPMALPGIATVAIFAFIGGWTEFILASLLLTEKNQPLSVWIYLLMGGIGRGIDWSYFGAAALLFALPVFIMFMLAQNYIRSGLTIGGLKE
- a CDS encoding ABC transporter ATP-binding protein, coding for MAEVKLVNVWKMFGDFTAVKDMNLHIKDGEFLVLLGPSGCGKTTTLRMISGLEEPTKGQIYIGDRLVADPEKGVFVPPKDRDIAMVFQSYALYPHMTVYDNIAFPLKLRKVPKQEIDQRVREVAELLGLTELLKRKPRELSGGQRQRVALGRAIVRKPQVFLMDEPLSNLDAKLRVKMRAELKRLQRQLGVTTIYVTHDQVEAMTMGDRIAVINAGVLQQLGTPEEVYDRPANTFVAGFIGAPPMNFIDATITEDGFADFGEFKLKLLPDQVEVLEERNLVGKEVIFGIRPEDLYDAVFAQVKIPGENMVRARVDIIENLGSEKIVHLHVGNVAFLGAFRSESKVKEGQEIDVVFDMRKAHVFEKGSGKAVF
- a CDS encoding extracellular solute-binding protein, with translation MKKGLFALLLVGVLVLSVVASGCISSGGESPTTTTPSSPSETTSTPSETTTTPSETTTTPTTTTTTPPETECGSGKVVIWHAMQPNELQVFQSLAEEYMAMCPDVEIVFEQKPNLEDALKAAIPAGQGPDLFIWAHDWIGKFADAGLLEPIDDYVTDDILNQFAPMAQEAMQYKGHFYAMPFAAETVAIIYNKDMVSEPPKSFDEMKAIMEKYNDPNNEKYGIAYPVNAYFISAWAQAFGGYYFDDKTEMPGLDKPETIEGFEFFFQNIWPYMAPTADYNTQQSIFLEGRAPMMVNGPWSIASVKDAGINFGVVPLPPITKDGKEYWPRPYGGVKDIYFAAGIKNKDAAWKFVKWFTTSPEVIKELSLQLGYIPVLTPVLNDPDIKNDPVIYGFGQAVQHAYLMPKSPKMGAVWGGVDGAINEILQDPATADIPAILKKYQQEILNNIGG
- a CDS encoding UPF0146 family protein, giving the protein MPVEDFADFIAQNVPKGKVAELGIGFQFKVALRLKELGYDVLAVDWNPESVRRARELGINAVRDDVFAPNLELYRGVKALYSVRPTPEIVRPILRLGERLRLPVYILPLTGDTMPRRMKLVNYRGLAIYVTKPI
- a CDS encoding carbohydrate ABC transporter permease, giving the protein MKKTTTIAVFLILPGIAAFLFFNLWPIVYSIYLAFTNAQLGNFPIQAPQAPKLTFVGLDNFRWILSDEKFRSAFLWTWLFVLTSVTLKVLAGIFLSLLYNSKYVRGKMVYRSLLIIPWALPLLFSVTVWKFMFDPIFGPINQMLKSLGVQTLPNWINDPLWGFLALNIIEVWLAYPFMITVITAALQSVPETLVEAAIIDGASYWQRIRHVVLPIVGKPIAFATILTSAASFQYFMVPYIYNAGLFEDKFILLYGFRKAFGATPHYGRAAAVMIIATLVLAVYMYVNVRITRLQEGAKG